A window of the Streptococcus sp. 116-D4 genome harbors these coding sequences:
- a CDS encoding polysaccharide biosynthesis protein, whose translation MNKKLTDYVIDLVEILNKQQKQVFWGIFDILSMVVSIIVSYILFYGLINPAPVDYIIYTSLAFLFYQLMIGFWGLNASISRYSKITDFMKIFFGVTVSSILSYSICYAFLPLFSIRFIVLFILLSTFLILLPRITWQLIYSKRKQGSGDGEHRRTFLIGAGDGGALFMNSYQHPTSDLELVGILDKDEKKKGQKLGGIPVLGSYDNLPELAKRHQIERVIVAIPSLDPSEYERILQMCNKLGVKCYKMPKVETVVQGLHQAGGGFQKIDITDLLGRQEIRLDESRLGAELTGKTILVTGAGGSIGSEICRQVSRFNPERIVLLGHGENSIYLVYHELIRKFQGIDYVPVIADIQDYDRLLQVFEQYKPAIVYHAAAHKHVPMMERNPKEAFKNNIRGTYNVAKAVDEAKVPKMVMISTDKAVNPPNVMGATKRVAELIVTGFNQSSQSTYCAVRFGNVLGSRGSVIPVFERQIAEGGPVTVTDFRMTRYFMTIPEASRLVIHAGAYAKDGEVFILDMGKPVKIYDLAKKMVLLSGHTESEIPIVEVGIRPGEKLYEELLVSTELIDNQVMDKIFVGKVNVMPLEAIDQKIEEFRTLSGDELKQAIIAFANQTTHVD comes from the coding sequence ATGAATAAAAAACTCACAGATTATGTGATTGATCTGGTGGAAATTTTAAATAAACAACAAAAACAGGTTTTCTGGGGAATATTTGACATTTTGAGTATGGTGGTTTCCATCATTGTATCTTATATCTTATTCTACGGCTTGATTAATCCAGCACCTGTTGACTACATCATCTATACGAGTTTGGCCTTCCTGTTCTATCAATTGATGATTGGATTTTGGGGGTTAAACGCTAGTATTAGTCGTTACAGCAAGATTACGGATTTCATGAAAATCTTTTTTGGTGTGACTGTGAGCAGTATCTTGTCATATAGTATCTGCTATGCTTTCTTGCCACTCTTTTCTATCCGTTTTATCGTGCTCTTTATCTTGTTGAGTACCTTCTTGATTTTATTGCCACGGATTACTTGGCAGTTAATCTACTCTAAACGCAAACAAGGCAGTGGTGATGGAGAACACCGTCGGACCTTCTTGATTGGAGCTGGCGATGGTGGAGCCCTCTTTATGAACAGCTACCAACATCCAACCAGTGATTTGGAGCTTGTCGGTATTTTAGATAAGGATGAAAAGAAAAAGGGTCAAAAACTTGGTGGAATCCCTGTTTTAGGTTCTTATGATAATCTGCCTGAATTAGCCAAACGCCATCAAATCGAGCGAGTTATCGTTGCGATTCCGTCGCTTGACCCGTCAGAATATGAACGTATCTTGCAGATGTGCAATAAGCTGGGTGTCAAATGTTACAAGATGCCTAAGGTTGAAACTGTTGTTCAAGGACTTCACCAAGCAGGTGGAGGATTCCAGAAGATTGATATCACAGACCTTTTAGGCCGTCAGGAAATTCGTCTTGACGAATCACGTCTAGGAGCAGAACTGACAGGTAAGACAATCTTAGTTACAGGTGCTGGTGGTTCAATCGGTTCTGAAATCTGTCGCCAAGTTAGTCGTTTCAATCCTGAACGCATCGTTTTACTCGGACATGGGGAAAATTCAATCTACCTTGTTTATCATGAATTGATTCGTAAGTTCCAAGGGATTGATTATGTACCTGTGATTGCGGATATTCAAGACTACGACCGTCTCTTGCAAGTCTTTGAGCAGTACAAGCCAGCTATTGTTTATCATGCGGCAGCCCACAAGCACGTTCCTATGATGGAGCGCAATCCAAAAGAAGCCTTCAAAAACAATATTCGCGGAACCTACAACGTTGCTAAGGCTGTTGATGAAGCCAAAGTACCTAAGATGGTTATGATTTCGACAGATAAGGCGGTTAATCCACCAAATGTTATGGGAGCAACCAAGCGCGTGGCTGAGTTGATTGTCACTGGCTTTAACCAAAGTAGCCAATCGACCTACTGTGCAGTTCGTTTTGGGAATGTTCTTGGTAGCCGTGGTAGTGTGATTCCAGTCTTTGAACGCCAGATTGCTGAAGGTGGGCCTGTAACGGTGACAGACTTCCGTATGACCCGTTACTTTATGACTATTCCAGAAGCTAGCCGTCTGGTTATCCATGCTGGTGCTTATGCTAAAGATGGAGAAGTCTTTATCCTTGATATGGGCAAACCAGTCAAGATTTATGACTTGGCTAAGAAAATGGTGCTACTAAGTGGTCATACTGAAAGCGAAATTCCAATCGTTGAAGTGGGAATCCGCCCAGGCGAAAAACTTTACGAAGAACTTTTGGTATCAACAGAACTTATTGATAACCAAGTTATGGATAAGATTTTCGTTGGTAAGGTTAATGTCATGCCTCTAGAAGCCATCGATCAAAAGATTGAAGAGTTCCGTACTCTTAGTGGAGATGAGTTGAAGCAAGCCATTATCGCCTTTGCCAATCAAACCACCCACGTTGACTAA
- a CDS encoding glycosyltransferase: MSEKQKISVLMSVYIKENPIFLKDAIESVQNQTLKPSELVLVEDGPLTPELYQVLDQLEAESDIPVKRYPLEQNQGLGLALRYGVLQCQYAIIARMDTDDIAVPDRFEQQVQLMEKDKLDLLGGHIAEFIDNPDEIVSYRRVPTQHADIVAYQRMRSAFNHMTVMFKKDMVLKAGNYEDGLYMEDDLLWLNMIAAGAKTGNLDQILCKVRVGAGMFERRGGLRYLKLYRQARQRMLERGQISYMEYAKSVAIQMVVALCPGFIRQFIFMKLLRKSK, encoded by the coding sequence GTGTCTGAAAAGCAAAAAATCAGCGTATTGATGTCGGTCTATATCAAGGAAAATCCGATATTTTTAAAGGATGCTATTGAGAGTGTTCAAAATCAGACCCTGAAACCGAGCGAATTGGTTCTGGTCGAGGATGGACCTTTGACGCCTGAACTCTATCAGGTCTTAGACCAGCTTGAAGCTGAGTCTGATATTCCAGTGAAACGCTATCCTCTTGAGCAGAATCAAGGCCTGGGTCTGGCTCTTCGATACGGTGTTTTGCAGTGTCAGTACGCTATCATCGCTCGTATGGATACAGATGATATAGCTGTTCCAGACCGTTTTGAGCAACAGGTTCAGCTAATGGAGAAAGACAAGCTCGACCTATTAGGTGGACATATTGCAGAGTTTATTGACAATCCTGATGAGATTGTTTCTTACCGTCGTGTTCCGACTCAACATGCAGATATTGTAGCTTATCAAAGGATGAGAAGTGCCTTTAACCACATGACTGTCATGTTCAAGAAGGACATGGTTCTCAAGGCAGGCAATTATGAAGATGGCCTTTATATGGAGGATGACCTCCTCTGGCTCAATATGATTGCTGCAGGAGCTAAGACTGGGAATCTGGATCAAATCTTGTGTAAGGTTCGTGTCGGAGCAGGGATGTTTGAGCGTCGTGGGGGACTGCGTTACCTCAAACTCTATCGTCAAGCTCGTCAGCGCATGCTAGAGCGAGGGCAAATTTCTTACATGGAGTATGCCAAGAGTGTTGCCATTCAGATGGTGGTCGCCCTTTGTCCAGGATTTATCCGACAGTTTATTTTTATGAAACTGTTACGAAAAAGCAAGTAA
- a CDS encoding CynX/NimT family MFS transporter: protein MKKQSLFFIPGIILIGVSLRTPFTVLPIILGDISQGLGVEVSSLGVLTSLPLLMFTLFSLFSTRLAQKIGLEHLFTYSLFFLTIGSFIRLINLPLLYLGTLMVGASIAVINVLLPSLIQANQPKKIGFLTTLYVTSMGIATALASYLAVPITQASSWKGLIILLTLLCLATFLVWLPNHRYNHRLAPQTKQKSKAKVMRNKQVWAVIVFAGFQSLLFYTAMTWLPTMAIHAGLSNHEAGLLTSIFSLISIPFSMTIPSLTTSLSTRNRQLMLTLVSLAGVIGISMLFFPIGNFFYWLAIHLLIGTATSALFPYLMVNFSLKTSAPEKTAQLSGLSQTGGYILAAFGPTLFGYSFDLFHSWAPAVAALLLVDILMTVALFTVDKADKIL, encoded by the coding sequence ATGAAAAAGCAATCACTCTTTTTTATTCCAGGTATTATCCTGATCGGTGTTTCCTTGCGGACTCCTTTTACTGTTTTGCCCATTATTTTGGGAGATATTTCGCAAGGGCTGGGGGTAGAAGTTAGTTCACTCGGTGTTCTGACCAGCCTTCCTCTCCTCATGTTTACCCTCTTCTCACTCTTTTCTACCCGACTGGCTCAGAAAATCGGCTTGGAGCATCTCTTTACCTATAGCCTCTTCTTCTTGACTATCGGTTCTTTCATTCGACTAATCAATCTGCCCCTGCTCTATCTAGGAACCTTGATGGTTGGGGCAAGTATCGCAGTCATCAATGTTCTGCTTCCTAGTCTCATCCAAGCCAATCAACCAAAGAAGATTGGTTTTCTGACCACCTTATATGTAACGTCTATGGGGATTGCGACGGCTCTGGCCTCCTATCTAGCCGTGCCTATTACACAAGCCAGTTCTTGGAAAGGACTTATCATCCTCCTCACCCTGCTCTGTCTAGCAACTTTTTTGGTCTGGCTCCCAAATCACCGCTATAATCACAGACTGGCTCCGCAAACCAAACAAAAAAGCAAAGCAAAGGTCATGCGTAATAAACAGGTCTGGGCAGTGATTGTCTTTGCAGGTTTTCAATCCTTGCTCTTTTACACTGCTATGACTTGGTTACCTACCATGGCCATTCACGCAGGTCTATCCAATCACGAAGCTGGCTTGCTGACTTCTATCTTCTCTCTGATTAGCATTCCTTTTTCAATGACCATCCCAAGCCTGACAACCAGCTTATCTACTCGTAACCGTCAGCTCATGCTCACTCTGGTCTCACTGGCTGGTGTGATCGGTATTTCCATGCTCTTTTTCCCAATCGGTAATTTCTTTTACTGGCTTGCCATCCATCTCCTCATCGGAACCGCAACCAGCGCCCTCTTCCCTTATCTCATGGTCAATTTTTCACTCAAAACAAGCGCACCTGAAAAGACTGCCCAATTGTCTGGCTTATCTCAAACAGGAGGCTATATTCTAGCAGCCTTTGGACCGACTCTCTTTGGTTACAGTTTTGACCTTTTCCACTCTTGGGCACCAGCTGTAGCTGCTCTCTTACTCGTCGATATCCTGATGACTGTGGCCCTCTTTACAGTGGACAAAGCTGATAAAATCCTCTAA
- a CDS encoding PadR family transcriptional regulator, whose product MYFPTSSALIEFLILAVLEQGDSYGYEISQTIKLIANIKESTLYPILKKLEGNSFLTTYSREFQGRMRKYYSLTDRGVEQLLTLKDEWTLYTDTINGIIEGSIRHDKN is encoded by the coding sequence ATGTACTTTCCAACATCCTCTGCCTTGATTGAATTTCTCATCTTGGCTGTACTGGAGCAGGGTGATTCTTATGGTTATGAGATTAGCCAGACCATTAAGCTGATCGCTAATATCAAAGAATCTACGCTCTATCCTATCTTAAAAAAATTGGAAGGCAATAGCTTTCTGACAACCTATTCTAGAGAGTTCCAAGGTCGCATGCGCAAATACTACTCCTTGACAGATCGTGGTGTGGAGCAGCTCTTGACCCTAAAAGATGAATGGACACTCTATACAGACACTATCAATGGCATCATAGAAGGGAGTATCCGCCATGACAAGAACTGA